In the Sarcophilus harrisii chromosome 1, mSarHar1.11, whole genome shotgun sequence genome, one interval contains:
- the LOC116422141 gene encoding protein ZNF767-like, with the protein MAESGPSQAPESKADGPFQAPKRPPWPLATAMKAMEKTLSSQASRLKSLEGRAGAVEKKLSDCEKSAAEFGSRLDSKRAALESVVQEYGQLQRRLENMENLLRNRNFWILRLPRGRRGGVPHICDPRIKG; encoded by the exons ATGGCCGAGAGCGGCCCTTCCCAG gcCCCGGAGAGCAAGGCCGACGGCCCCTTCCAGGCCCCGAAGCGCCCCCCGTGGCCCCTGGCAACGGCGATGAAGGCCATGGAGAAGACCCTCAGCAGCCAAGCCAGCCGTCTCAAGTCCCTGGAAGGGCGCGCGGGAGCCGTGGAGAAGAAGCTGAGCGACTGTGAGAAGTCGGCCGCCGAGTTCGGGAGCCGCCTGGACAGCAAGCGCGCCGCGCTGGAGTCGGTGGTCCAGGAGTACGGGCAGCTCCAGCGGCGGCTGGAGAACATGGAGAACCTGCTGCGGAACCGCAACTTCTGGATCCTGCGCCTGCCGCGCGGCCGCCGAGGGGGAGTCCCCCAC ATTTGTGATCCAAGAATCAAAGGATAG